The Nicotiana tabacum cultivar K326 chromosome 14, ASM71507v2, whole genome shotgun sequence genome contains a region encoding:
- the LOC107829001 gene encoding uncharacterized protein LOC107829001: MLNLRKRNLAWQQLRRLSTAIRQSIEDEGDWSYSSEWWGPSSSSDGHTFFRSNSDKGNGVVSVVAYPSSRPENRYWARTENWFQQRYEKIYPGCEHEGNFRILGYQWRNLHFNDDTRQSTVKVMASYRESDPGCIYLMQQAECLAVPYVKSMVSAGLATIASCKYNLESAVCGRKPMKILCIGHGGGSIPLFLASKIQGAEVHIAEIDPVVISASVQAMGFPSYSVMTPSGSRAYSTPNPMEEVQWRGIHERLHLHESDAEKFLLENKNLYDLVFIDAYDGEDIFPHELWNTRSPFLNALADQLHPEHGTIVVNLHSDVDFRDADFSPAGAHLLPMGKYISKVCRAYKEVLLGSKSSYNGLAYVVSVPWVCNTSLVVCRGLGKSSRDMVMKTIMSKSLVVENILDLPFSCLQYLKRGFTLVN; the protein is encoded by the exons ATGTTGAATTTACGCAAACGGAATTTGGCATGGCAGCAGCTAAGGCGCTTATCAACGGCAATTCGACAAAGTATAGAAGATGAAGGCGACTGGTCTTATTCTTCCGAATGGTGGGGCCCCTCGTCCTCCTCCGACGGCCACACGTTTTTCCGATCAAATTCCGACAAaggaaacggcgtcgtttctgtCGTAGCTTACCCTTCTTCTAGACCA GAAAATCGTTACTGGGCCAGAACAGAGAATTGGTTTCAGCAAAGGTACGAAAAGATATATCCCGGGTGTGAACACGAAGGGAATTTCAGGATTCTTGGTTACCAATGGCGTAATCTTCATTTTAATGACGACACTCGCCAAAGCACAGTTAAAGTAATGGCTTCTTACAGGGAATCAGATCCTGGTTGTATATACTTGATGCAGCAGGCGGAGTGTCTCGCTGTTCCAT ATGTGAAGAGCATGGTCTCTGCTGGGTTGGCTACCATTGCATCTTGTAAATACAATCTTGAAAGTGCAGTTTGTGGGAGAAAACCGATGAAAATTTTATGCATTGGGCATGGTGGAGGAAGCATACCATTGTTTTTGGCGAGTAAAATCCAAG GTGCTGAAGTGCACATAGCTGAAATCGACCCTGTGGTTATCTCAGCTTCAGTCCAAGCAATGGGGTTCCCATCTTACTCTGTGATGACCCCATCTGGTAGCCGTGCATACTCAACTCCTAATCCTATGGAAGAAGTGCAATGGAGAGGCATTCATGAGAGGCTTCACTTACATGAATCAGATGCTGAGAAGTTTCTCCTTGAGAACAAAAATCTCTATGATCTTGTTTTCATCGATGCATATGACGGGGAAGATATCTTTCCTCATGAGCTGTGGAATACACGCTCTCCATTCCTCAACGCACTAGCAGACCAACTTCACCCCGAGCATGGAACTATTGTCGTAAACCTTCACTCAGATGTAGACTTCAGGGATGCTGATTTCAGTCCAGCCGGTGCTCACCTTTTGCCAATGGGGAAGTATATTTCTAAAGTGTGCAGAGCATATAAAGAGGTTTTGTTAGGGAGTAAGAGTTCCTATAATGGTCTGGCTTATGTAGTTTCTGTGCCTTGGGTATGTAATACATCTCTTGTTGTGTGTAGAGGTTTAGGGAAATCTAGTAGGGATATGGTTATGAAGACTATCATGTCTAAATCCCTAGTAGTTGAGAATATTCTTGACTTGCCATTTTCTTGTTTGCAGTATCTGAAACGAGGTTTTACTTTGGTTAATTAA